A genomic window from Syntrophus gentianae includes:
- a CDS encoding tetratricopeptide repeat protein: protein MDAVAYTDAAVIEFVNKNFIPIRIPASDSELAPRFLIKWTPTLLILDKEGIAHDKNVGFFWPQELISCLLLGMGKTYFDKPDRTKAIACFEQIPTSYPRSSQAPEAIYLSGVAQYIEGHDVANLIEIYDRLKSGYPDSQWLMRADPYRLLKKK, encoded by the coding sequence ATGGACGCGGTCGCGTACACGGATGCCGCCGTCATCGAATTCGTCAACAAAAATTTCATCCCCATCAGAATTCCAGCCAGCGATTCTGAACTGGCGCCCCGTTTCCTCATTAAATGGACCCCGACCCTGCTGATTCTGGATAAAGAAGGTATCGCTCATGATAAGAATGTGGGATTCTTCTGGCCGCAGGAATTGATCTCCTGCCTGCTGCTCGGCATGGGAAAGACTTATTTCGATAAACCGGACCGGACGAAGGCCATCGCCTGTTTCGAACAGATTCCGACTTCCTATCCCCGTTCCAGTCAGGCACCCGAGGCCATCTACCTGTCAGGTGTTGCGCAATATATTGAAGGCCACGATGTGGCAAATCTGATTGAAATCTACGATCGGCTGAAATCCGGGTATCCCGACAGCCAGTGGCTCATGCGGGCGGATCCCTATCGCCTTTTAAAGAAGAAATAA
- the cas2 gene encoding CRISPR-associated endonuclease Cas2, with protein sequence MNMIVAYDIANPKRIAQVARILKDYGVRVQKSIFEVDVNGGVFTAMKKRIETVIVPAEDGVKYFPLCRKCAGTVEIIGQGVYTDPDEEFYIY encoded by the coding sequence ATGAATATGATCGTTGCCTATGACATCGCCAACCCGAAACGCATCGCCCAGGTGGCCCGCATCCTGAAAGATTATGGAGTTCGTGTGCAGAAGTCGATCTTTGAGGTGGATGTGAATGGCGGGGTTTTCACCGCCATGAAAAAAAGGATCGAAACGGTGATCGTTCCGGCGGAAGACGGCGTTAAGTATTTCCCCCTCTGCCGGAAATGCGCCGGTACAGTGGAGATTATCGGACAGGGCGTCTACACCGATCCGGACGAAGAATTTTACATCTACTGA